From a region of the Paenibacillus lutimineralis genome:
- a CDS encoding ABC transporter substrate-binding protein, with product MRKMRVLALVLALTMSLTALTACGSSNKGNSGKDNTAANNNKTENSGKSNNNTNSEAKDTITALLPPVSGNFQDMFQQMEKDFNELYPNLTLKIEPASWEDMTQKLDTQVNAGSPPDIAFIGSEGISKYLQQNMLMDITDLATPDMVNDYDKTPLEYMKRAEGLYGFPAYMEVHALGGNKEFLEQAGIDWKSVQQNGWTFDEFREAIKNGVVKEGNTTKRYGFVFATAGVTGKDYLNILIKNAGMPAPFTKDLKYALTSKNFLEVLKDVRLMIDDGSMPKELSSVDAGKRWNMFLTGQTMITGKGLATFENNARQNNEKIKANDGSAVSGSIPVEYIVLPVPTFAGEEPISSTVVDGYVTFRGKKEPTDEHKANVVKAAYFLASGKVAAMTNNDLFAAHITKSARDAAASMPVDRNPDNVAAVEKLLSHANPPRPDIPSDLGAKAIKMEDEVIVPKLQALLANEITPEDMYEAVKAAAIKTFGEDGIVKD from the coding sequence ATGAGAAAAATGCGTGTGTTGGCATTAGTCTTGGCACTAACCATGTCCTTGACTGCATTAACGGCTTGTGGTTCTTCCAATAAAGGCAATTCCGGCAAAGACAATACAGCTGCCAATAATAACAAGACGGAGAATTCCGGTAAATCTAATAACAACACTAACTCAGAGGCAAAAGATACGATTACGGCGCTGCTTCCGCCGGTATCGGGCAATTTCCAAGATATGTTCCAACAGATGGAGAAAGACTTCAACGAGCTCTATCCAAATTTGACGCTTAAAATTGAGCCTGCCAGCTGGGAAGATATGACGCAGAAGCTCGATACGCAGGTGAATGCGGGAAGCCCTCCAGATATCGCCTTTATCGGCTCAGAGGGAATCTCGAAGTATCTGCAGCAGAATATGCTGATGGATATTACGGATTTAGCGACGCCAGATATGGTCAATGACTATGATAAGACTCCGCTGGAGTATATGAAGAGAGCTGAAGGATTGTACGGCTTCCCAGCTTATATGGAAGTGCATGCTTTGGGAGGAAACAAGGAATTCCTTGAACAGGCCGGCATAGACTGGAAGAGTGTACAGCAGAACGGCTGGACCTTTGATGAGTTCCGTGAAGCGATCAAGAATGGTGTCGTCAAGGAAGGCAATACAACGAAGCGTTATGGGTTCGTATTTGCTACCGCGGGCGTTACAGGCAAGGACTACTTGAACATTCTCATCAAAAATGCGGGTATGCCTGCTCCATTTACGAAGGATTTGAAATACGCCTTAACGAGCAAGAACTTCCTGGAAGTGCTGAAGGACGTTCGTCTAATGATCGATGACGGGTCTATGCCGAAGGAGCTCAGCTCAGTAGATGCAGGAAAACGCTGGAATATGTTCCTAACAGGACAGACCATGATTACGGGTAAGGGTCTCGCTACGTTTGAGAACAATGCTAGACAAAATAACGAGAAAATTAAAGCCAATGATGGAAGCGCTGTCAGCGGTAGTATCCCAGTAGAATATATCGTATTGCCAGTTCCTACATTCGCAGGTGAAGAGCCGATTTCAAGCACGGTAGTAGACGGATATGTTACATTCCGCGGCAAGAAGGAGCCGACCGATGAGCATAAAGCCAACGTAGTTAAGGCTGCATATTTCCTTGCCAGCGGCAAGGTTGCTGCGATGACGAACAATGATCTGTTCGCTGCTCATATTACGAAGAGCGCCAGAGATGCCGCTGCGAGTATGCCAGTTGACCGTAATCCGGACAACGTAGCAGCTGTAGAGAAGCTTCTCTCACATGCGAATCCACCGCGTCCTGATATTCCATCTGACCTAGGTGCTAAAGCGATCAAAATGGAAGATGAAGTCATTGTTCCTAAGCTACAGGCTCTACTTGCGAACGAGATAACTCCGGAAGATATGTATGAAGCCGTGAAGGCTGCAGCCATCAAGACCTTCGGAGAAGATGGTATTGTGAAGGATTAA
- the murQ gene encoding N-acetylmuramic acid 6-phosphate etherase: MEQYFAELTTERVNPHTQMIDECTTEEMLHLLNQEDAKVPAAVAAEIPQIMKAVDILYHSLKNGGRMFYIGAGTSGRLGVLDASECPPTFGVDPTLVQGYIAGGDMALRVAVEGFEDSIEEGIALIERVGVTARDAVVGISASGSASFVIAGLKRAAELGAATIGVVNNKGSRLEAVCDVCIAPVVGPEVIMGSTRLKAGTAQKLVLNMLTTCTMVKLGKTYDNLMVDLRASNKKLYDRSIRIIKIAAGVDDDTAGEYLHKASMNCKLAILMIKTGLDAEKGKQVLQECEGSLKLAIRTTNRVV; encoded by the coding sequence ATGGAACAATACTTTGCAGAACTGACCACAGAGAGAGTCAACCCCCACACACAGATGATTGATGAATGTACAACCGAAGAAATGCTTCATCTGCTTAATCAGGAGGATGCCAAGGTTCCAGCTGCCGTGGCTGCGGAAATTCCTCAAATCATGAAGGCGGTGGATATTCTATATCATTCGCTTAAGAATGGTGGAAGAATGTTTTATATAGGCGCAGGTACTTCTGGAAGATTGGGAGTATTGGATGCCTCGGAATGTCCACCTACTTTCGGAGTAGACCCAACGCTAGTGCAAGGGTATATTGCCGGAGGCGATATGGCTTTAAGGGTGGCTGTTGAAGGATTTGAAGATAGTATAGAGGAGGGGATTGCCTTAATCGAGCGGGTCGGCGTAACCGCACGTGATGCTGTCGTTGGCATCTCGGCCAGCGGCTCGGCCAGCTTCGTTATTGCCGGTCTGAAGAGGGCAGCCGAACTAGGGGCAGCGACGATCGGAGTAGTTAATAATAAGGGCTCCAGATTGGAAGCGGTCTGCGATGTTTGTATCGCGCCTGTAGTAGGTCCTGAAGTGATCATGGGTTCGACTCGTCTGAAGGCTGGCACTGCTCAGAAGCTTGTGCTCAATATGCTTACAACATGCACGATGGTCAAACTGGGGAAGACATACGACAATTTGATGGTGGACTTGAGGGCTAGCAACAAGAAGCTTTATGACCGCTCTATCCGCATCATCAAAATTGCGGCGGGAGTCGATGATGACACGGCCGGTGAATACCTGCATAAGGCGTCTATGAATTGCAAGCTGGCTATCCTGATGATCAAGACGGGCCTGGATGCCGAGAAGGGCAAGCAGGTGCTGCAGGAATGCGAAGGAAGCTTGAAGTTAGCCATTCGTACTACAAATCGCGTAGTTTAG
- a CDS encoding MurR/RpiR family transcriptional regulator, whose amino-acid sequence MAINDNILIKIREMKDNLTPVERMVAEYILANTEEIPHLSIKSLAQLSKTSDASVLRFCKTMGYSGYRNFIVSISAALGSIDEEQKDVYTDIQPGDDLFTIISNISHNNIKSIEDTLSVIDRNEVARAVKVLRSSNRIVFFGIGASGLICMDGEQKFSRINKMSHAYTDGHSQLTAATLLGKGDVAIFVSNSGDTVEILDTLEIAKKNNVSTIAITRYSKSELADKADILLGITTPEITMRSGAMGSRIAMLTIIDILFAGVASAEYKNVKKYLTKTHNILASKHRGRK is encoded by the coding sequence ATGGCGATTAATGATAATATTCTGATCAAAATTCGTGAGATGAAGGACAATCTGACTCCGGTGGAGAGAATGGTGGCCGAATATATCCTGGCTAATACGGAGGAAATTCCGCACCTCTCTATCAAGAGTCTGGCCCAGCTCAGCAAGACGAGCGACGCCTCTGTGCTTCGCTTCTGTAAGACGATGGGGTATAGCGGATACCGGAATTTCATCGTCAGTATCTCCGCTGCTCTGGGGTCAATCGATGAGGAGCAGAAGGATGTTTATACCGATATTCAACCGGGTGATGACCTATTCACGATTATTTCGAATATTTCGCATAACAATATCAAATCGATAGAGGACACGCTGAGCGTAATTGACCGAAATGAGGTAGCCCGGGCAGTCAAGGTGCTGCGCTCCAGCAACCGCATCGTCTTCTTCGGGATCGGTGCCTCCGGCCTGATCTGCATGGATGGGGAACAGAAATTTTCCCGGATCAACAAAATGAGCCATGCTTACACGGACGGGCATAGCCAGCTTACTGCGGCAACCTTGCTCGGCAAGGGAGATGTCGCTATCTTTGTCTCGAATTCGGGAGATACGGTGGAAATCCTGGATACGCTAGAGATCGCCAAGAAGAACAATGTATCGACCATCGCCATAACCCGGTACAGCAAGAGCGAGCTTGCGGACAAGGCCGATATTCTGCTCGGCATTACGACTCCCGAGATTACGATGCGAAGCGGAGCGATGGGCTCGAGGATTGCGATGCTGACGATTATCGATATTTTGTTCGCCGGCGTAGCTAGCGCTGAATACAAAAATGTGAAGAAATATTTGACCAAGACACATAACATATTGGCTAGCAAGCATCGCGGCCGGAAATAG
- a CDS encoding 6-phospho-beta-glucosidase translates to MTQKLKISIIGSGSTYTPELIEGIIKRKNVLPVSELVFMDIDACKLDIVGQLCKRMIEAEQLPCRITMTQDLDEALRDADFVLGQIRVGKLPARVLDEKIPLKYHLIGQETCGIGGFFKAMRTIPAMLHIAERMKDLCPNAWLINFSNPAGIITEALLNHSGVKMLGLCNVPFNMFKSIRETLHLEHPEFTYIGLNHLSWITSIRQDGMDYLEAALDMGLNSEAMKNIPSSGFSKELIQTVGAIPSSYLEYYYFKNKKLKTVQESELSRGEKCMQIEEELLQIYTDSKLHTKPELLSSRGGANYSEVAISLVDAIYNDKQEVHVVNLLNQGALDFMEDNDAVEVCAVVGKDGAKPIKIENFANHHIIDYMRMVKAYERETVAAAVSGSEDAAMRALLMNPLVGDYDAAYHCFQELKQAHQAYLPQFFKEGSSQ, encoded by the coding sequence ATGACTCAGAAGCTAAAGATCTCCATTATTGGTTCTGGAAGTACCTATACCCCTGAACTTATCGAAGGTATTATCAAACGCAAAAATGTACTGCCCGTCAGCGAGCTGGTGTTCATGGATATCGATGCCTGTAAACTGGACATTGTTGGTCAGCTGTGTAAGCGCATGATCGAGGCTGAGCAGCTCCCCTGTCGGATAACGATGACTCAGGATTTGGATGAAGCGCTAAGGGATGCTGACTTTGTACTAGGGCAAATTCGCGTTGGCAAACTTCCCGCCAGAGTTCTGGATGAGAAGATCCCGCTTAAATATCATTTAATCGGCCAAGAGACCTGTGGTATCGGTGGGTTTTTCAAGGCGATGCGCACGATTCCCGCGATGCTGCATATTGCAGAGCGGATGAAGGATCTATGCCCCAATGCCTGGCTGATCAACTTCTCGAACCCGGCCGGAATTATTACTGAGGCATTGCTCAATCATAGCGGGGTCAAAATGCTGGGCCTTTGCAATGTACCCTTTAACATGTTCAAAAGCATTCGTGAGACACTCCATTTGGAGCACCCCGAGTTCACCTATATTGGATTGAATCATCTGAGCTGGATTACTTCGATTAGACAAGACGGTATGGATTATCTTGAAGCCGCGCTTGATATGGGGCTAAACAGCGAAGCGATGAAGAATATTCCGTCCAGTGGCTTCAGCAAAGAACTAATCCAGACGGTTGGCGCGATTCCTTCCTCCTATCTTGAATACTACTATTTCAAGAACAAGAAACTCAAGACCGTTCAAGAGAGCGAACTGTCTCGAGGCGAGAAATGTATGCAGATCGAGGAGGAATTGCTGCAGATCTACACTGATTCCAAGCTGCACACTAAGCCAGAGCTGCTGTCCTCCCGCGGCGGAGCCAATTATTCTGAGGTGGCTATCAGTCTAGTGGATGCCATTTACAATGATAAACAAGAGGTTCATGTCGTCAACCTGCTGAATCAAGGCGCGCTCGATTTCATGGAGGATAACGATGCTGTTGAAGTATGTGCGGTTGTCGGCAAAGACGGTGCCAAGCCAATTAAAATCGAAAACTTTGCCAATCACCATATTATCGATTACATGAGGATGGTTAAAGCCTATGAGCGCGAGACTGTCGCTGCTGCGGTCAGCGGAAGCGAAGATGCCGCTATGCGCGCGCTGCTGATGAACCCACTCGTCGGTGATTACGACGCTGCCTACCATTGCTTCCAGGAGCTTAAGCAGGCTCACCAAGCCTATCTGCCGCAATTCTTCAAGGAAGGCAGCAGCCAATGA
- a CDS encoding N-acetylglucosamine kinase — protein MNKVNKYIIGVDGGNSKTDYFLFDLQGNYIDHLRTGTCSHERFPDAYASTFRIMRQHLEELLTPHDLEADQLAAAAFGLAGADIPSQKEQLGDVIKRLGFSNYAVDNDSFLGIKAGSEKGYGICSINGSGMSTGGISRSGERLQVGGVGSELSGDEAGGFYLARKVLRTVYDSFYRMGEDTAMTKPVMDLLQVSDKSKFIEAMVEGTVKRNLPNTELMQILFTAADQGDAPAISVIDQTAEQLARSSAGCLNNLNFSGETEIDIVLAGSVWIKAESPLLFEKYQQYMSDWAPCNCRYIFLQVPPAAGAVLWALELFHGQPVHSAFRHKVISSIEQVQTGQHAPIES, from the coding sequence ATGAACAAAGTCAACAAATACATTATAGGTGTTGACGGAGGCAACAGTAAAACAGATTATTTTCTGTTCGATCTTCAAGGCAATTATATTGATCATCTTCGTACTGGTACTTGCAGCCACGAGCGCTTCCCCGATGCCTATGCCAGCACCTTCCGAATCATGCGGCAGCATCTAGAGGAATTGCTTACTCCTCACGATCTGGAAGCTGATCAGCTTGCGGCTGCTGCCTTTGGGCTTGCCGGGGCGGACATTCCTTCCCAGAAAGAACAGCTCGGCGATGTGATTAAGCGGCTGGGCTTCAGCAATTATGCTGTAGACAATGATTCCTTCCTCGGTATTAAGGCTGGCAGCGAAAAGGGCTACGGCATCTGCTCTATCAATGGTTCGGGTATGTCCACCGGAGGTATAAGCAGATCTGGTGAACGCCTGCAGGTCGGCGGCGTCGGCAGCGAGTTGTCCGGCGACGAAGCAGGCGGCTTCTATCTAGCCCGTAAAGTGCTGCGTACCGTGTACGACTCCTTCTACCGGATGGGTGAAGATACGGCTATGACTAAGCCAGTCATGGATCTCCTTCAGGTCAGCGATAAATCGAAATTTATCGAAGCCATGGTCGAAGGTACTGTGAAGCGGAATCTCCCGAATACGGAGCTAATGCAAATATTGTTCACCGCAGCAGATCAGGGCGATGCCCCGGCGATCAGCGTCATTGATCAGACGGCTGAACAGTTGGCCCGCTCCAGCGCAGGCTGCTTGAACAATCTCAACTTCTCAGGGGAGACTGAGATCGATATTGTACTCGCCGGTTCCGTGTGGATCAAAGCCGAAAGCCCGCTCCTCTTCGAGAAATACCAACAATATATGTCCGATTGGGCTCCCTGCAATTGCCGTTACATTTTCCTTCAGGTCCCTCCTGCAGCCGGGGCAGTACTATGGGCATTGGAGCTGTTCCATGGCCAGCCCGTACATTCGGCGTTCCGCCATAAAGTAATCAGCAGCATTGAACAGGTGCAGACCGGACAGCACGCTCCGATAGAGTCATAA
- a CDS encoding WXG100 family type VII secretion target: protein MYSSSEIRSAARKTSQGEADLRKSERQLSSDVQEAASWWKGKAGSAFKDDFTRQTKSEITRLYAEIRDIESGLERLAREVQIADERRRAEEARKALELQKQQKGR, encoded by the coding sequence ATGTATTCATCGAGTGAGATCCGTTCTGCGGCCAGGAAGACTTCTCAAGGGGAGGCTGATCTGAGGAAGTCGGAGAGACAGCTAAGCTCTGATGTTCAGGAAGCAGCCTCCTGGTGGAAAGGGAAGGCAGGATCAGCATTCAAGGATGACTTCACGAGGCAGACCAAGAGCGAAATCACCCGGTTGTACGCAGAAATCCGGGATATCGAATCCGGGCTTGAACGCTTGGCTCGGGAAGTTCAAATCGCCGATGAGCGCCGCCGAGCTGAGGAAGCCAGAAAGGCGTTAGAACTGCAAAAGCAGCAGAAAGGCAGGTAG